In one Silene latifolia isolate original U9 population chromosome 10, ASM4854445v1, whole genome shotgun sequence genomic region, the following are encoded:
- the LOC141605182 gene encoding uncharacterized protein LOC141605182 encodes MASMVAYHPSFPCNTKNVTQYKSYLTTVFPSHFRVSSCRQEDQNKKTKKFDQIINRREVILRSSEIATLGALFHFSGTKPSYLGVQKNPPSLALCPATNNCISTSENSSDFTHYAPPWNYNPEGGRGSKNSVSKEAAMQELLEVIESTGPDNFRPKIMEKNDDYVRVEYESPILGFVDDVEFWFPPGKKSIVEYRSASRLGSFDFDVNRKRIKALRQELEKKGWASENTY; translated from the exons ATGGCATCAATGGTGGCATATCATCCAAGTTTCCCATGTAACACCAAAAATGTAACTCAATACAAATCATACTTAACCACGGTTTTTCCGTCCCATTTCCGTGTCTCATCTTGTCGTCAAGAAGATCAAAACAAGAAAACCAAGAAATTTGATCAAATAATAAATCGTAGAGAAGTTATTCTTAGAAGCAGTGAGATAGCTACACTAGGCGCCCTCTTTCATTTCAG TGGAACAAAGCCAAGTTATTTGGGAGTGCAAAAGAATCCACCTTCATTGGCCTTATGTCCAGCTACCAATAACTGCATTTCCACTTCTGAGAACTCTAGTGACTTCACACATTATGCCCCTCCTTG GAACTACAATCCCGAAGGAGGGAGAGGGAGCAAAAACTCTGTCAGCAAAGAGGCAGCAATGCAGGAGCTTCTTGAAGTG ATAGAATCAACAGGACCGGACAATTTTAGACCCAAAATCATGGAAAAGAATGATGATTATGTGCGAGTTGAGTACGAAAGTCCTATTTTAGGG TTTGTAGATGATGTCGAGTTCTGGTTTCCACCAGGAAAGAAGTCTATTGTTGAGTATCGGTCTGCATCCCGTTTGGGCAGTTTTGATTTTGATGTTAATCGAAAAAGAATCAAG
- the LOC141605183 gene encoding ATP-dependent DNA helicase 2 subunit KU80, whose amino-acid sequence MARNKESLILLLDVGPKMHGVLPQVEKVCAMLLEKKLMYNKYDEVGIVLFGTQETNNDLTREVGGYENVMVLRSIKVVDGDLVDAVEQLQRGTVPGDFLDAIVVGMDMLIKKYGPTNKGKKRICLITNALSRLRDPFEGTKEDQVSTIAMQMTEQAIKLECIVVRGSLSSDADKTIMDENDQLLELFTKTTLAKTVYVESSTSLLGALRTRSIAPVTIFRGDLEVSSSLKIKVWVYKKTSEERFPTLKKYSDKAPASDRFATHEIKVDYEYQSIQDPGKIVPPEQRIKGYRYGPEVVPISTDEWEAVKFKPEKSVKLLGFTDAKNILRQYFMKDVNLFIAEPGKKEAVIAVSALARAMKEMNKVAIVRCVWRQGQAGVVIGVLTPNVSAKDNIADSFYFNVLPFAEDVREFQFPSFRNLPEAFQPTEEQQEASDNFVKMLDLAPPAKEEYLRPDFTPNPVLERFYHFLELRIKSSDTAVPPLDEALKRIVEPDPELRSQNISVIEEFRKCFEVMENPKRKKSARSIREKPSGSDDERQALQEYRPMESIENVPMAKIENGDGKSLTNTENVPMAKIEYGDYKPSSSNVNYSTALVDKIGKVTPVEDFKAMLTRRDSPDWVTKAINGMKSNILELVEDSYAGNNYGKAIDCLVAFRKGCVLEQEPKPFNDFLQYLCRYCQIHDMTDFCDLLVSKGMTLIAKSEAIDSDVADEAAGSFLGTKDPKVELG is encoded by the exons ATGGCGCGTAACAAG GAATCATTGATTTTATTGCTGGACGTTGGTCCGAAGATGCATGGTGTTCTTCCACAGGTTGAGAAAGTTTGTGCCATGCTTCTGGAAAAGAAG CTCATGTATAACAAATATGATGAGGTTGGAATAGTCTTGTTTGGGACTCAAG AAACAAACAATGATTTGACGAGGGAAGTAGGTGGATATGAAAATGTCATGGTACTGAGGAGTATTAAAGTTGTAGATGGAGACTTGGTGGATGCTGTCGAGCAACTTCAACGAGGGACAGTTCCTGGTGATT TTCTTGATGCCATTGTGGTTGGAATGGATATGCTTATAAAGAAATATGGGCCAACTAATAAAGGAAAAAAGCGCATTTGCCTAATAACAAATGCGCTCTCTCGTCTAAGAGATCCGTTCGAAGGAACAAAAGAAGATCAAGTCAGCACTATTGCTATGCAAATGACTGAGCAGGCCATAAAATTGGAATGCATAGTTGTGAGAGGGAGTTTAAGCAGTGATGCTGATAAGACTATTATGGATGAAAATGACCAGCTACTAGAACTTTTCACCAAGACAACATTGGCAAAGACTGTATATGTTGAAAGTTCAACCTCGTTGTTAGGAGCACTCAGGACTCGGAGTATAGCACCTGTTACAATATTCAGGGGTGATCTTGAAGTGAGCTCAAGCCTAAAAATCAAG GTTTGGGTCTATAAAAAAACTTCGGAAGAGAGATTTCCAACACTGAAAAAATATTCAGATAAAGCACCTGCAAGTGATAGATTTGCCACTCATGAAATCAAGGTCGATTATGAGTATCAAAGCATTCAAGACCCAGGCAAAATTGTGCCTCCGGAACAAAGGATTAAAGGTTATCGCTATGGACCTGAGGTGGTTCCTATCTCAACGGATGAATGGGAAGCTGTCAAGTTCAAACCTGAGAAGAGTGTGAAGCTTCTTGGGTTCACTGATGCTAAAAATATACTACG CCAATATTTTATGAAAGATGTCAATTTATTTATTGCTGAACCTGGCAAGAAAGAAGCTGTCATTGCGGTTTCTGCATTGGCTAGGGCCATGAAGGAAATGAATAAGGTAGCAATAGTTCGCTGTGTTTGGAGGCAAGGGCAGGCAGGTGTTGTGATTGGGGTTCTAACACCAAATGTTTCTGCAAAGGACAATATT GCTGATTCATTTTACTTCAACGTGCTCCCGTTTGCTGAGGATGTTAGAGAGTTCCAGTTTCCTTCTTTCAGAAATCTTCCTGAAGCATTTCAGCCAACAGAAGAACAGCAGGAGGCTTCAGATAATTTCGTAAAGATGCTTGACCTTGCTCCACCTGCAAAAGAGGAGTATCTAAGGCCAGATTTCACTCCGAATCCTGTTCTCGAG CGCTTCTACCACTTTCTTGAATTAAGAATAAAAAGCTCGGACACAGCTGTACCTCCACTTGATGAAGCCTTGAAGAGGATAGTTGAACCGGATCCTGAACTTCGTTCTCAAAATATTTCTGTGATTGAAGAATTTCGAAAATGCTTTGAAGTGATGGAAAATCCAAAG AGAAAGAAATCGGCAAGGTCAATAAGGGAAAAACCTTCTGGGTCAGATGATGAGAGGCAGGCTTTACAAGAGTATAGACCAATGGAATCTATTGAAAATGTTCCTATGGCGAAGATTGAGAATGGGGATGGAAAATCGTTGACTAACACTGAAAATGTTCCTATGGCTAAGATTGAGTATGGTGACTATAAACCATCCAGTTCTAATGTTAATTACTCTACTGCCCTTGTTGACAAGATTGGGAAGGTCACTCCGGTAGAGGACTTTAAGGCAATGCTAACGCGTAGAGATAGCCCTGATTGGGTGACTAAAGCAATCAATGGTATGAAGAGTAATATTCTTGAGCTCGTGGAGGACTCTTATGCTGGGAATAACTATGGAAAAGCAATAGACTGTCTTGTTGCCTTTCGAAAAGGTTGTGTTCTTGAGCAG